A section of the Pseudomonas lini genome encodes:
- a CDS encoding acetyl-CoA carboxylase biotin carboxylase subunit, with protein sequence MPAFSKILIANRGEIACRIQRTAQALGYRTVAVFSDADADALHVQMADEAVNIGPAPVQQSYLNIPAIIDAARRTGADAIHPGYGFLSENAEFALACQQACIIFIGPSPEAIELMGSKRLSKLAMIKAGVPCIKGYQGSEQDDATLSREAERIGYPLMIKASAGGGGRGMRLVHRAGELLEQLRTARSEALHGFGSDELILEQALIDPRHVEVQVFGDQHGNLIYLGERDCSIQRRHQKIIEEAPCPVMTAELRQTMGDAALKAGRAVNYVGAGTVEFLLDARGQFYFLEMNTRLQVEHPVTELITGLDLVAWQLQVAEGLPLPLRQEQVQLNGHAMEVRLYAEDPAQGFVPQTGRIVAWEPALPGGVRIDHGLIEGHSVSPFYDPMLGKLIAHGATREEARRKLLRAVQDSVLLGVQSNQRLLASLLEHPQFISGEFSTGFIPTYFADHPCLHPHVPSAEELAIAAALFYQASALAHRAPLAGWRNNASVPLHYRIGLEDQDWPVELNAEPGKPYRVQVRTRALELKVIGCDGRWAILEIDGIRQRHAYRIDAGQLWLFTRPGSLRLVDRTQALVSGQASISSGTLKAPMDGAIVDVLVSEGSPVSKGQLLVVLEAMKMEHPLKSGIDGVLKRLQIKVGDQVKNRQILLEVE encoded by the coding sequence ATGCCCGCCTTCAGCAAAATCCTGATCGCCAACCGCGGTGAAATCGCCTGCCGCATCCAGCGCACCGCGCAAGCGCTGGGCTATCGTACCGTCGCCGTGTTCAGCGATGCCGACGCCGATGCATTGCATGTGCAGATGGCCGACGAAGCCGTGAACATCGGCCCGGCTCCGGTGCAGCAGTCTTACCTGAACATCCCGGCAATCATCGACGCCGCCCGGCGCACCGGTGCCGATGCTATCCATCCCGGTTACGGCTTCCTCTCGGAAAACGCAGAATTCGCCCTCGCCTGCCAACAGGCCTGCATCATCTTCATCGGCCCCAGCCCCGAAGCCATCGAACTGATGGGCAGCAAACGTCTGTCGAAACTCGCCATGATCAAAGCGGGCGTGCCCTGCATCAAAGGCTATCAGGGCAGCGAACAAGATGACGCGACCCTGAGCCGCGAAGCCGAACGCATCGGCTACCCGCTGATGATCAAGGCCAGTGCCGGCGGTGGCGGTCGTGGCATGCGTCTGGTCCACCGCGCTGGAGAATTGCTGGAGCAACTGCGTACCGCGCGTTCCGAGGCGCTGCATGGGTTTGGCAGCGACGAACTGATCCTCGAGCAAGCCTTGATCGACCCGCGTCATGTCGAGGTGCAGGTGTTCGGCGATCAGCACGGCAACCTGATCTACCTTGGCGAGCGCGACTGTTCGATCCAGCGCCGCCACCAGAAAATCATCGAAGAAGCGCCCTGCCCGGTGATGACCGCCGAGTTGCGCCAAACCATGGGGGACGCAGCGCTCAAGGCAGGACGCGCGGTGAATTACGTCGGCGCTGGCACTGTGGAATTCCTGCTGGATGCTCGCGGGCAGTTTTACTTTCTGGAGATGAACACCCGGCTGCAAGTGGAACACCCAGTGACAGAGCTGATCACCGGTCTTGATCTGGTGGCCTGGCAATTACAGGTCGCCGAAGGGTTGCCACTGCCGTTGCGACAGGAGCAGGTGCAGCTCAACGGGCATGCCATGGAGGTGCGCCTGTATGCCGAAGATCCGGCCCAGGGATTTGTGCCGCAAACCGGGCGAATCGTAGCCTGGGAACCTGCGTTACCGGGCGGCGTGCGGATCGACCATGGCCTGATCGAAGGCCACTCTGTCAGCCCGTTCTATGACCCGATGCTGGGCAAGCTCATCGCCCACGGCGCCACCCGCGAAGAAGCCCGGCGCAAGTTGCTGCGGGCGGTACAGGACAGCGTGCTGCTGGGCGTGCAAAGCAATCAGCGCTTGCTCGCCAGCCTGCTGGAACATCCACAGTTCATCAGCGGCGAGTTCAGCACCGGGTTCATCCCCACGTACTTCGCCGATCATCCTTGCCTGCATCCCCATGTGCCGAGCGCCGAAGAACTGGCCATCGCTGCGGCGCTGTTTTATCAGGCTTCAGCCCTGGCTCACCGCGCCCCGTTGGCCGGTTGGCGCAACAACGCCAGCGTACCTTTGCACTACCGAATCGGCCTGGAGGATCAGGATTGGCCGGTGGAATTGAACGCTGAACCTGGCAAACCCTACCGTGTTCAGGTTCGCACTCGCGCCCTCGAACTGAAGGTCATCGGATGCGACGGACGCTGGGCCATCCTGGAAATCGACGGCATCCGCCAACGCCATGCCTATCGCATCGATGCCGGGCAACTGTGGTTGTTCACGCGCCCCGGCAGCCTGCGGCTGGTCGATCGAACCCAGGCGCTGGTCAGCGGCCAGGCCAGTATCAGTTCCGGCACGCTCAAGGCGCCGATGGACGGGGCGATCGTCGATGTACTGGTCAGTGAGGGCAGTCCGGTCAGCAAAGGTCAGCTACTGGTGGTGCTTGAAGCAATGAAAATGGAGCATCCGCTCAAATCGGGTATCGACGGCGTGCTCAAACGGTTGCAGATCAAGGTAGGCGATCAGGTCAAAAATCGTCAGATTTTGTTAGAGGTCGAATAA
- a CDS encoding exonuclease domain-containing protein: MPHWLVIDLEATTDEGGWPVTEMEIIEIGATLVDRKGQELDHFQCFVRPLRRPLLTPFCRELTHITQANIDAAQPLTEIWPLFERWLGQHHARLEGWASWGDYDRKQLLQDWQRLQLDSALSRVPHMNLKQRFAKARRLERPLNLNGALQLAGLQFTGQQHRALEDARNTARLLPLIFPANP; this comes from the coding sequence ATGCCTCACTGGTTGGTCATTGATCTGGAAGCCACCACCGATGAGGGTGGCTGGCCAGTAACAGAAATGGAAATCATCGAAATCGGTGCCACCCTCGTGGACCGCAAAGGCCAGGAACTGGATCACTTCCAGTGCTTCGTGCGCCCGCTGCGCCGGCCCTTGCTGACGCCGTTTTGCCGGGAACTGACCCACATCACCCAGGCCAATATCGATGCCGCACAGCCGCTCACCGAGATCTGGCCGTTGTTCGAACGCTGGCTCGGCCAACATCACGCACGCCTGGAAGGCTGGGCCAGTTGGGGCGATTACGACCGCAAACAACTGCTTCAAGACTGGCAGCGCCTGCAACTCGACAGCGCCCTGAGTCGGGTGCCGCACATGAACCTCAAGCAACGCTTCGCCAAGGCTCGTCGGCTCGAGCGCCCGCTGAACCTCAATGGAGCCTTGCAACTGGCGGGCCTGCAGTTCACCGGCCAGCAGCATCGGGCGCTGGAAGACGCGCGCAATACTGCGCGTTTGTTACCGCTGATTTTCCCGGCTAATCCTTGA
- a CDS encoding pyrimidine/purine nucleoside phosphorylase, translated as MFKVNEYFDGTVKSIAFGTAEGPATIGVMAPGEYEFGTSQREIMHVVSGALTVKLPDSDTWETFAAGSQFNVPANSKFQLKVAVDTAYLCEYRG; from the coding sequence ATGTTTAAAGTCAACGAGTACTTCGACGGCACCGTCAAGTCGATCGCCTTTGGCACCGCTGAAGGTCCAGCGACCATCGGCGTCATGGCACCGGGCGAATACGAATTCGGCACCAGCCAGCGTGAAATCATGCACGTGGTGTCCGGCGCCCTGACCGTCAAACTGCCTGACAGCGACACCTGGGAAACCTTCGCCGCCGGTAGCCAGTTCAACGTACCCGCCAACAGCAAGTTCCAGCTGAAAGTGGCCGTCGACACCGCTTACCTGTGCGAATACCGCGGCTAA
- a CDS encoding MOSC domain-containing protein yields MLRLSALYRFPLKSGKGETLNKVSLDKLGLDGDRRWMLVDEASGRFLTQRAVAKMSQLSALWNADGGLTLSAPDHSPIDIALPDGDADLRGVTIWRDTLRVPDAGDAAGAWVSEFIGKPTRLVQVPLDRARTTQSGYGKDDDQVAFADGFPLLLIGQASLEDLSSKVGRPLEMLRFRPNLVIEGSAAYAEDGWKRIRIGDVEFRVVKSCSRCILTTIDPQTGERSEDREPLATLQKYRAEADGAMFGQNLVNDGNGRLEVGMPVTILE; encoded by the coding sequence ATGCTGCGTCTGAGCGCGCTTTATCGTTTTCCGTTGAAATCCGGCAAGGGCGAGACCCTCAATAAGGTCAGCCTGGACAAGTTGGGACTGGACGGCGATCGACGCTGGATGCTGGTGGACGAGGCCAGTGGGCGCTTTTTGACCCAGCGCGCGGTGGCGAAAATGAGTCAGTTGTCGGCGTTGTGGAATGCCGACGGCGGCTTGACCCTCAGTGCCCCGGACCATTCACCGATCGATATTGCGTTGCCTGACGGCGATGCCGATTTGCGAGGGGTGACCATCTGGCGCGACACGTTGCGCGTTCCCGATGCCGGCGATGCGGCGGGTGCCTGGGTCAGTGAGTTCATCGGCAAGCCGACGCGTCTGGTGCAAGTGCCGCTTGATCGTGCACGGACCACCCAGTCCGGTTACGGCAAGGACGACGATCAGGTGGCTTTTGCCGACGGTTTTCCGCTGTTATTGATTGGTCAGGCGTCACTGGAGGACTTGTCGAGCAAGGTCGGGCGGCCGCTGGAGATGTTGCGTTTCCGGCCGAATCTGGTGATCGAGGGCAGCGCGGCGTATGCCGAAGATGGCTGGAAGCGCATTCGCATCGGCGATGTCGAGTTCCGCGTGGTCAAGTCCTGCTCACGCTGCATTCTGACCACCATCGACCCGCAGACCGGCGAACGCAGCGAAGATCGTGAACCGCTGGCGACCTTGCAGAAATACCGCGCCGAGGCCGACGGCGCGATGTTCGGTCAGAACCTGGTCAACGACGGCAATGGCCGCCTGGAAGTCGGCATGCCGGTGACGATCCTCGAATAA
- a CDS encoding chemotaxis protein CheV yields the protein MAGILDTVDQRTQLVGENRLEILMFRLAGRQLFAINVFKVQEVLQLPKLTLMPQRHPFVCGVVNLRGQTLPVIDLSQAIGMRPLVPSPTSTIIVTEYNRSVQAFLVGGVDRIVNMNWEAILPPPASAGRQHYLTAISKVDDQLVEIIDVEKVLAEIVPYNAKVSRDKLEDPVLELARGREVLLVDDSNVALSQLRDTLGQLGVKMHIASDGLKALNMLKAWADTGEVMTDKLLMIFTDAEMPEMDGYRLTTEIRNDPRLRGLYVVLHTSLSGSFNDSMVKKVGCDNFLSKFQPDKLVDVVRQRLMLDAVPV from the coding sequence ATGGCCGGCATTCTCGACACGGTAGACCAACGCACGCAACTGGTGGGTGAGAATCGCCTGGAAATTCTCATGTTCCGGCTGGCCGGACGACAATTGTTCGCGATCAACGTCTTCAAGGTCCAGGAAGTGCTACAGCTGCCAAAGCTGACCCTGATGCCCCAACGCCATCCCTTTGTTTGCGGCGTGGTCAACCTGCGTGGCCAGACGTTGCCCGTGATCGACCTGTCCCAGGCTATCGGCATGCGGCCGCTGGTGCCAAGCCCCACCAGTACGATCATCGTCACCGAGTACAACCGGTCGGTGCAGGCGTTCCTGGTCGGCGGCGTGGACCGCATCGTCAACATGAACTGGGAAGCTATTTTGCCGCCGCCGGCCAGTGCCGGTCGCCAGCATTACCTGACCGCCATCAGCAAGGTCGATGATCAGTTGGTAGAAATCATCGACGTCGAAAAAGTCCTGGCCGAAATCGTTCCGTACAACGCCAAGGTCTCGCGCGACAAACTCGAGGACCCGGTTCTGGAGCTCGCCCGTGGTCGTGAAGTGCTGCTGGTGGATGACTCGAACGTGGCCCTGTCGCAATTGCGCGATACCTTGGGTCAATTGGGCGTGAAGATGCACATCGCCAGCGATGGTTTGAAGGCGCTGAACATGCTCAAGGCCTGGGCCGATACGGGCGAAGTCATGACCGACAAGCTGCTGATGATCTTCACCGATGCGGAAATGCCGGAAATGGACGGCTATCGCCTGACTACCGAAATCCGCAACGATCCCCGTTTGCGCGGCCTTTATGTGGTCTTGCACACTTCGCTGTCAGGCAGCTTCAACGACTCGATGGTCAAGAAGGTTGGCTGCGACAACTTCCTCTCCAAGTTCCAGCCCGACAAACTCGTCGACGTGGTGCGCCAGCGCCTGATGCTCGACGCAGTACCTGTTTGA